A genomic window from Plasmodium coatneyi strain Hackeri chromosome 13, complete sequence includes:
- a CDS encoding Peptidase: MTIVLDCSGCQTILDPAGTENSLSYIKGCKQKGIWPITNPTNKVHKAIYDVTILNNASMKKYFCKSRYHQLIEVESTAAMIDPLLQSVSSLPIAPKAYCFCAATWEQISIEGLFPLMEFARVTQIKGMDTFIPTEGKKKGCKKKGGGKRHTGGEPPHKTGEHSAKKSAYEKNFSFSLNVVKMFFNNSSGKEHAQGRTSLEGQKNNARMGECDSVAETEHGDHHDQRDCSEDAASSTEGSEEGEENDHLLVSHGVFTYCLVEAIVEFKESQLKNNISERKNQPLLPMTLKNLIMLVQKKVENVKNEKLKKLNQKPEFTIHPGANANSKNYFIHYCKNIQFQNYKFNFINSDLSPFLNVKKAWEEINRNSTVKSKKSLSVTTTLVNSASSKYFSDTSGQIKSCYSMRY; this comes from the coding sequence ATGACTATCGTCCTGGATTGCTCAGGTTGCCAAACCATTTTAGACCCAGCAGGGACAGAAAATTCTCTGTCTTATATAAAAGGTTGTAAGCAGAAGGGCATATGGCCAATTACAAACCCTACCAATAAGGTACATAAAGCTATCTACGATGTGACCATACTGAATAATGCtagtatgaaaaaatatttttgcaaatccAGGTACCATCAATTGATAGAAGTAGAATCCACGGCTGCTATGATTGACCCTCTGCTTCAATCCGTTTCGTCTTTGCCCATTGCACCCAAGGCTTACTGCTTCTGTGCAGCTACGTGGGAGCAAATTTCCATAGAGGGGTTATTCCCCCTTATGGAGTTTGCTCGCGTTACGCAGATTAAGGGGATGGATACGTTTATCCCTacagaggggaagaagaaaggctgcaaaaaaaaaggtggtgGAAAAAGACACACTGGTGGAGAACCCCCCCACAAGACAGGCGAACATTCAGCCAAGAAGAGTGCCTACGAGAAAAATTTCAGCTTCTCCCTAAATGTGGTGAAGATGTTTTTTAACAATAGTAGTGGTAAAGAACATGCACAGGGCAGGACTTCCCTTGAAGGGCAGAAAAATAACGCGCGCATGGGGGAATGCGATAGTGTGGCTGAAACGGAGCACGGTGACCACCACGACCAGAGGGACTGTTCCGAGGATGCCGCATCCAGCACAGAGGGAAgcgaagagggggaagaaaatgaccaCCTACTGGTCAGCCACGGAGTATTCACATACTGCCTAGTGGAAGCCATTGTCGAATTTAAAGAATCACAATTGAAAAATAACATttcggaaagaaaaaaccaaCCCCTCCTTCCAATGaccttaaaaaatttaataatgcttgtccaaaaaaaagtggaaaatgtaaaaaatgaaaaattaaaaaaattaaatcaaAAACCAGAATTTACTATCCACCCAGGAGCTAATGCGAAcagtaaaaattattttatccATTATTGTAAGAATATACAAtttcaaaattataaatttaattttataaattctgatttgtctccttttttaaatgttaaaaaagcGTGGGAAGAAATCAACAGGAACAGCACCGTCAAGAGTAAGAAGTCCCTCTCCGTCACGACCACTCTGGTTAATTCGGCGTCTTCCAAGTATTTTTCCGACACAAGTGGGCAGATTAAAAGTTGCTACTCAATGaggtattaa